Proteins from a single region of Dyadobacter fanqingshengii:
- a CDS encoding TetR family transcriptional regulator C-terminal domain-containing protein encodes MAAKLKELPVAEPAAAREITSDKITELYMHDCLEQNKKPESVYLFCKRHGIVEREFYKHFSSIEAIEKSVFVSFHRLAVGLMNQSGDMPVLGFRDKLLTYYFTYFEILTANRSYVVFDLKSEKNRLAGLMKLKDFRNQFKTFIGEISEGYLKSKSERIRKAQQDALEEGAWIQFMVTLKFWLDDESIGFEKTDLFIEKSIRATFDLIDITPLESVIDFGKFLIKEKLK; translated from the coding sequence ATGGCAGCAAAATTAAAGGAACTTCCGGTCGCAGAACCTGCTGCGGCTCGTGAAATCACATCTGATAAGATTACGGAATTATATATGCACGATTGCCTTGAACAGAACAAAAAACCGGAATCGGTTTACTTGTTTTGCAAGCGTCATGGCATTGTTGAAAGGGAATTTTACAAACATTTCTCTTCAATCGAAGCGATTGAAAAAAGCGTTTTTGTGAGCTTTCACAGGCTTGCGGTTGGACTTATGAACCAGAGTGGCGATATGCCTGTGCTTGGTTTCAGGGATAAGCTTTTGACTTACTATTTCACTTATTTTGAAATACTTACAGCTAATAGGAGTTATGTTGTCTTTGATCTGAAAAGTGAAAAGAACCGCCTGGCCGGATTGATGAAATTGAAGGATTTCAGGAACCAGTTCAAGACATTTATCGGTGAGATCAGCGAAGGTTATCTCAAATCAAAAAGCGAGCGGATCCGCAAAGCGCAACAGGATGCATTGGAAGAAGGCGCATGGATCCAGTTCATGGTGACACTCAAATTCTGGCTTGACGATGAGTCCATTGGCTTTGAAAAAACAGATCTTTTTATCGAAAAATCAATCCGTGCAACATTTGATCTAATCGATATCACGCCGTTGGAAAGTGTGATCGATTTTGGTAAATTTCTCATTAAAGAAAAGTTGAAGTAA
- a CDS encoding ABC1 kinase family protein, translated as METIDSIPTSKIQRATRLISTGVKIGGNYLKYYGEKITNPESARDNLNTNNAEDIYDGLKNLKGSALKVAQMLSMEKNFLPQAYVEKFSLSQFSVPPLSAPLVVKTFRKYFGKSPLDLFDSFDANAINAASIGQVHKATKDGKDLAVKIQYPGVAESISSDLAMVKPIAMSMFNIQAKDSDKYFKEVETKLTEETNYFLEIAQSTEIAEACAHIPNLRFPKYYPEFSCEKVISMDWMTGKHLSEFTKMNTDQHLANKIGQALWDFYMFQVHQLRKVHADPHPGNFLVDEAGNLIAIDFGCIKEIPDSFYTPYFELAEPEKLNDPEIFYSRMEALEILSSKDTPQETVYFSKLFKEILSLLTQPFQSETFDFSDEAFFGKLAALGEKYANDKELRKMNVNRGSKHFIYINRTFFGLFSLLHDLKATVETKQLAL; from the coding sequence ATGGAAACAATTGACAGCATACCTACTTCGAAAATTCAGCGTGCAACCAGATTGATTTCGACCGGTGTAAAAATCGGAGGTAATTATTTGAAATATTACGGTGAGAAGATCACCAATCCCGAGTCGGCGCGGGATAACCTGAATACGAATAACGCTGAGGATATTTATGACGGACTTAAAAACCTGAAAGGCAGCGCATTAAAAGTGGCGCAAATGCTGAGTATGGAGAAAAATTTCCTTCCGCAGGCTTATGTGGAAAAGTTTTCTTTGTCCCAATTCTCCGTTCCGCCGTTGTCGGCGCCGCTGGTTGTAAAGACATTCAGAAAATATTTTGGCAAATCCCCATTGGATCTTTTCGATTCTTTCGACGCCAATGCGATCAATGCTGCGAGCATTGGTCAGGTGCATAAGGCGACGAAAGATGGGAAAGATCTGGCCGTTAAAATCCAGTATCCGGGCGTTGCGGAAAGCATTTCCTCAGATTTGGCAATGGTGAAACCGATTGCTATGAGCATGTTCAACATTCAGGCGAAGGATTCGGATAAGTATTTCAAGGAGGTGGAAACCAAGTTGACGGAGGAAACCAATTATTTTCTGGAAATAGCTCAGAGCACAGAAATCGCTGAGGCTTGCGCACATATCCCAAATTTGCGTTTCCCGAAGTATTATCCCGAATTCTCCTGCGAAAAGGTGATTTCAATGGATTGGATGACGGGCAAGCATTTGTCTGAGTTCACTAAAATGAATACAGATCAGCATTTGGCCAACAAGATCGGGCAGGCGCTTTGGGATTTTTATATGTTCCAGGTTCACCAACTAAGAAAAGTGCATGCCGATCCGCATCCGGGCAATTTCCTTGTTGATGAAGCGGGAAATTTGATCGCCATTGATTTTGGGTGCATCAAAGAGATCCCGGATTCGTTTTATACGCCATATTTTGAGTTGGCCGAGCCGGAGAAATTGAATGATCCTGAAATTTTCTATTCGAGAATGGAAGCTTTGGAAATTCTTTCGAGCAAAGACACACCTCAGGAAACGGTTTATTTTTCAAAGCTTTTCAAAGAGATCCTTTCCTTGCTAACCCAGCCGTTCCAGTCTGAAACATTCGATTTTTCGGATGAAGCATTCTTTGGGAAATTGGCGGCATTGGGTGAGAAATACGCTAATGATAAGGAGCTGCGGAAAATGAATGTGAACCGTGGATCTAAACATTTCATTTATATCAACCGCACATTCTTCGGGCTTTTCAGCCTGCTGCACGATTTGAAAGCGACTGTTGAAACGAAGCAATTAGCATTGTGA
- a CDS encoding AI-2E family transporter has translation MNPLTPAPFHEKLTYSLLAIGLVMLGIYLGQDIIVPLAMAGLIAVLLRPVEAWLTRMGMHKVLAITLAVLLAVVIVSGVAILLSMQLSDFSDEWPRLKRNINEFYQDARRWIRREYSVSYSKQAEYLKNAQTKTLENFQGAETLGVVTGPLGTLILIPIYAFLLLYYRTMLLHFMVVLFAEEYKPRVLEVLGEIKSIIQSYMVGLLLETTVVAVLNSVGLLLLNVQYAMLLGIMAAILNLVPYIGGLVATALAVMVTFISHPDAHTLLGVVGVFIAVQFVDNNFLVPLIVGSKVKINALVSIVGVLVGGALAGLSGMFLSIPAIAMMKVVFDRIDGLKPWGILLGDQTPEQANNNLFRLVNKRKAKKKTDEDV, from the coding sequence TTGAATCCACTTACCCCCGCCCCCTTCCACGAAAAACTCACCTACTCCCTCCTGGCTATAGGCCTGGTCATGTTGGGAATTTACCTTGGTCAGGATATCATTGTTCCGTTGGCCATGGCGGGTTTGATTGCAGTTTTGCTGAGGCCGGTTGAAGCTTGGCTTACTCGGATGGGGATGCATAAGGTGCTGGCAATTACGCTTGCGGTGCTGCTGGCGGTTGTTATTGTTTCCGGCGTGGCGATTCTCCTTTCAATGCAGCTTTCTGATTTTTCGGATGAGTGGCCAAGGCTAAAACGCAACATTAATGAGTTTTACCAAGATGCTCGGCGATGGATCCGGCGGGAATATAGCGTCAGTTATAGTAAGCAGGCCGAATATCTCAAAAACGCCCAGACAAAAACGCTCGAAAATTTCCAGGGTGCCGAGACGCTCGGCGTGGTGACTGGCCCGCTGGGAACATTGATCCTCATCCCTATTTACGCATTTCTACTCCTATATTACCGAACAATGCTGCTGCATTTCATGGTTGTTTTGTTCGCAGAAGAATACAAACCGCGCGTGCTGGAAGTGCTTGGAGAAATCAAATCCATCATTCAAAGTTATATGGTGGGCTTGCTCTTGGAAACGACGGTCGTTGCGGTGCTGAATTCTGTTGGACTATTACTTTTAAATGTGCAATATGCCATGCTGCTGGGCATTATGGCAGCTATCCTTAACCTTGTCCCCTACATTGGCGGGCTCGTGGCAACCGCGCTGGCCGTTATGGTTACGTTTATCAGCCATCCCGATGCGCATACATTGCTGGGCGTTGTGGGGGTATTTATTGCGGTTCAATTTGTGGATAATAACTTCCTGGTGCCATTAATCGTCGGCTCCAAAGTGAAGATCAACGCATTGGTCTCGATTGTGGGCGTGCTGGTCGGCGGTGCGCTGGCTGGTTTGTCGGGAATGTTCCTTTCTATTCCGGCGATTGCGATGATGAAAGTGGTGTTTGATCGGATTGACGGGCTAAAACCGTGGGGGATTCTACTTGGCGACCAAACGCCTGAACAAGCAAATAATAACCTGTTCAGGCTTGTAAATAAGCGGAAGGCTAAAAAGAAAACCGACGAAGATGTTTAG
- a CDS encoding GNAT family N-acetyltransferase: MIRTNSENPDFKRLTDLLDDELCLLYNTKKADYEEYNRITNLPTVILAYADNHAIGCGCFRIHNEKTIELKRMFVEPAFRGKGIASAMVTELERWAKELGFQEAILETGNKQSEAIAMYHKLGYNYSVKHDQNQEIGHSVFMRKLLV, encoded by the coding sequence ATGATCCGAACAAACAGTGAAAATCCGGATTTCAAACGCCTAACCGACCTCCTGGACGACGAGCTTTGCCTCCTATACAACACAAAAAAAGCGGATTACGAAGAATATAACCGCATTACAAACCTGCCCACGGTGATACTGGCTTACGCGGATAACCATGCCATCGGCTGCGGTTGTTTCAGAATTCATAACGAAAAGACCATTGAATTAAAGCGCATGTTCGTCGAACCGGCATTCAGAGGAAAGGGCATTGCATCTGCCATGGTGACAGAATTAGAGCGTTGGGCAAAAGAACTGGGCTTCCAGGAAGCAATTCTGGAAACCGGCAACAAACAATCCGAAGCTATTGCGATGTATCACAAACTCGGCTACAACTATTCCGTAAAACACGACCAGAATCAAGAAATCGGGCATAGTGTGTTTATGAGGAAGCTGCTTGTTTAA
- a CDS encoding cryptochrome/photolyase family protein, with protein sequence MKSITLIFPHQLFEKHPALAPGRDVFLVEEDLLFNQFSFHKHKLLFHRTSMQAYKAHLESEKLNVHYIEAQNALADIRKLVPMLKNNGVEEIYYADVTDNWLQNRLAAAAKQNQIELIQFETPMFINSKEDLEMYFMNKKRYFQSDFYTVQRKKYKILVDEAGEPEGGKWSFDIENRLKFPKKQEPPVIRFPAVNEHYSEAKNYVEKHYTNNYGKIPDEIRFPITFEESDAWLEQFLVKRFEEFGKYEDAMVISEHFLHHSVLTPMLNTGLLTPKKVINVTLRYARKHDIPLNSVEGFVRQVIGWREFIHGVYEFKGSIERTRNYWGFTRKIPESFWTGTTGIEPVDIVINKVLDTGYCHHIERLMVIGNFMLLCEFDPDDVYRWFMELFIDAYDWVMVPNVYGMSQFADGGLMATKPYISGSNYLMKMSDFPKGDWQQIWDGLFWRFMDKNRQFFLKNPRLGMLIRTFDKMEEPKQQAHLQHANDFLNKLDKQ encoded by the coding sequence ATGAAGTCAATTACATTAATTTTTCCACATCAATTATTTGAGAAACATCCTGCGCTCGCGCCTGGAAGAGATGTGTTTTTGGTTGAAGAAGATTTGCTTTTCAACCAATTCTCCTTTCACAAGCATAAGTTGCTTTTCCACAGGACTTCCATGCAAGCTTACAAGGCGCATTTGGAAAGCGAAAAATTGAATGTGCATTACATTGAAGCCCAAAACGCACTTGCGGATATAAGGAAATTGGTTCCTATGCTGAAAAATAACGGCGTTGAAGAGATCTATTATGCGGATGTCACGGACAATTGGCTTCAAAATAGACTAGCAGCTGCGGCTAAGCAGAATCAGATTGAGCTTATCCAATTCGAAACGCCGATGTTTATCAATTCGAAAGAGGATCTGGAAATGTATTTCATGAACAAGAAAAGATATTTCCAGTCGGATTTCTACACGGTTCAGCGGAAAAAATATAAAATTCTTGTGGATGAAGCCGGTGAGCCGGAAGGTGGCAAATGGAGTTTTGACATTGAAAACCGCTTAAAATTTCCAAAAAAACAAGAACCTCCGGTTATTCGCTTTCCGGCTGTAAATGAACATTATAGCGAAGCAAAAAATTACGTTGAGAAACATTACACGAACAATTACGGAAAAATTCCGGACGAGATTCGCTTCCCGATAACCTTTGAAGAAAGCGACGCTTGGTTGGAGCAGTTTTTGGTAAAACGCTTTGAAGAATTTGGCAAATATGAAGATGCAATGGTCATTTCGGAGCATTTCCTGCACCACAGCGTATTAACGCCCATGTTGAATACGGGCTTGCTGACACCGAAAAAAGTCATTAACGTCACCTTGCGCTATGCACGGAAACACGACATTCCACTCAATTCAGTAGAAGGATTCGTCAGGCAGGTGATTGGCTGGCGGGAGTTCATCCATGGTGTATATGAATTCAAAGGGAGCATAGAACGAACGCGAAACTATTGGGGCTTCACCCGAAAAATTCCTGAATCATTCTGGACCGGAACGACGGGAATTGAACCGGTGGATATCGTCATTAATAAGGTGCTTGACACCGGTTACTGCCATCATATCGAGCGCTTAATGGTCATTGGAAACTTTATGTTACTATGTGAATTCGATCCGGACGACGTGTATCGCTGGTTTATGGAGCTTTTTATCGATGCTTATGACTGGGTAATGGTGCCCAATGTTTACGGGATGAGCCAGTTTGCCGACGGCGGCCTCATGGCAACCAAACCCTATATCAGCGGCAGCAATTATCTCATGAAAATGAGCGACTTCCCGAAAGGCGACTGGCAGCAGATCTGGGACGGGCTTTTCTGGCGATTCATGGATAAAAACCGCCAATTTTTTCTGAAAAACCCAAGGCTGGGCATGTTGATCAGAACATTTGATAAAATGGAAGAACCAAAGCAGCAAGCACATTTGCAGCACGCCAACGACTTTTTAAACAAACTCGACAAACAGTAG
- a CDS encoding MBL fold metallo-hydrolase: MRILLSSFLVFIVSICFCAAQDGFRVVPLGVRGGGDDGNLSAYMVAPVNSNAFVCLDGGTVTNGIAKAVANKVFPVPAEVVLRKYIKAYLISHPHLDHLSGMVINSVEDTTKNIYGTEYCIETLKSNYFNWESWPNLTNEGASPALKKYSYKMLGEDQEVDIEQTEMSVKIFKLSHSNPYESTAFLIKKGESYLLYFGDTGPDEVEKSDKMATIWKAVAPLVKSKLAGIFLEVSYPNKQLDRQLYGHLTPKWFMKELNVLAALSGVESMKGLNVVITHMKPTADNESKIKAELASDNALGLNLIFPEQGKAFELK; encoded by the coding sequence ATGCGAATCCTGTTATCATCGTTTTTGGTCTTTATCGTTTCGATCTGTTTTTGCGCCGCGCAGGACGGTTTCCGGGTTGTTCCGTTGGGCGTAAGGGGAGGAGGAGACGATGGTAATTTGTCGGCCTATATGGTCGCACCTGTCAATTCGAATGCATTTGTTTGTCTGGACGGGGGAACGGTTACGAACGGCATTGCGAAAGCAGTAGCGAATAAAGTTTTCCCTGTCCCGGCAGAGGTTGTTTTGAGGAAATATATCAAGGCTTACCTGATCTCCCACCCGCATTTGGACCATCTCTCGGGAATGGTCATCAATTCCGTGGAAGACACTACTAAGAACATTTATGGGACAGAATATTGCATTGAGACATTAAAAAGCAACTATTTCAATTGGGAAAGCTGGCCGAACCTGACGAACGAAGGGGCCAGTCCGGCTTTGAAAAAGTATAGTTATAAAATGCTGGGAGAGGATCAGGAAGTGGACATTGAGCAGACTGAAATGTCGGTTAAGATATTTAAACTAAGCCATTCCAATCCGTACGAAAGCACAGCTTTTCTGATCAAAAAAGGGGAAAGTTACTTGTTATATTTTGGTGATACCGGACCAGACGAAGTGGAGAAGTCGGATAAGATGGCAACGATTTGGAAAGCGGTTGCGCCGTTGGTGAAGTCGAAGCTTGCAGGGATTTTTTTGGAAGTTTCCTATCCTAATAAACAGCTTGACAGACAATTATATGGTCATTTGACGCCAAAATGGTTTATGAAGGAATTAAATGTGCTGGCTGCGCTATCGGGCGTGGAAAGTATGAAAGGATTGAATGTGGTTATTACGCACATGAAGCCGACGGCAGACAATGAATCAAAGATTAAGGCAGAACTTGCTTCGGATAATGCATTGGGATTGAATCTTATTTTCCCTGAACAAGGCAAAGCATTTGAATTGAAATAA
- a CDS encoding DUF72 domain-containing protein: MKFGKVDNPDDVDFKLPDDAAANKKLLNDAKKGKSNIYIGCAKWNKADLKSFYPKGTKDELGYYATQFNSIELNATFYNNFPVETIESWYNKTPAEFRFFPKLHQGISHWKRLKDAKEPTEVYLDGIAHLQEKLGMLFLQMPDNFGPKNWEILKAYLEEWPSGFPLALELRHTGWYDGSFDSEELYKVLEKNNITHIVTDSAGRRDLLHMRLTTSTAFVRYNGANVDSDYTRLDDWFERLKLWVEEGIENIYFFVHQNHEEASPLLSAYLIEKFNERLGMELKVPAQPTPAPAKK, encoded by the coding sequence ATGAAATTCGGGAAAGTTGATAATCCAGATGACGTAGATTTTAAGTTGCCGGATGACGCGGCTGCTAACAAGAAGTTGTTAAACGACGCAAAAAAAGGCAAGTCGAATATTTACATTGGTTGCGCTAAGTGGAACAAGGCGGATCTCAAAAGTTTTTATCCAAAAGGAACAAAGGACGAGCTGGGTTACTATGCAACACAGTTCAACAGCATTGAATTGAATGCTACTTTTTATAACAACTTTCCTGTTGAGACAATCGAAAGCTGGTATAACAAAACACCTGCTGAATTCCGGTTTTTCCCAAAACTGCACCAGGGAATAAGCCACTGGAAACGCCTGAAAGATGCAAAAGAACCCACGGAAGTGTATCTCGACGGCATTGCACATTTGCAGGAAAAACTGGGAATGCTATTTCTTCAAATGCCTGACAATTTCGGTCCCAAAAACTGGGAAATACTGAAAGCATACCTCGAAGAATGGCCATCCGGCTTCCCGTTGGCCCTGGAACTGCGTCACACAGGCTGGTATGACGGCTCTTTTGACAGCGAAGAACTCTATAAAGTCCTGGAAAAGAACAACATTACCCACATTGTCACCGACTCAGCCGGCCGCCGCGACTTGCTGCACATGCGACTAACAACGTCAACTGCATTCGTTCGCTATAATGGTGCAAATGTAGATTCTGACTACACCAGGTTGGATGATTGGTTTGAAAGACTGAAACTGTGGGTGGAAGAAGGGATTGAAAACATCTACTTTTTCGTCCACCAAAACCATGAGGAAGCATCGCCGTTGCTTTCTGCATATCTGATTGAAAAATTCAATGAAAGGCTGGGAATGGAGCTCAAAGTTCCTGCACAACCGACGCCTGCTCCCGCGAAAAAATAA
- a CDS encoding phosphoheptose isomerase, giving the protein MIQSFTATADKDVVFAKVQQFIDEQGFTVVSKDHSRPWGGFFVLEESEAPKFISTFFPHLSLKDFAGYEKLSPKILVVAPNKRLSWQYHHRRAEIWKVIGGNAGIVISDTDEETPLRQLPIGTVVDLKKGERHRLVGVDEWGFVAEIWQHTDPSNPSDEDDIVRVQDDFGR; this is encoded by the coding sequence ATGATACAATCATTTACAGCAACAGCCGATAAGGATGTTGTTTTTGCAAAAGTCCAGCAGTTTATAGACGAGCAGGGATTTACCGTGGTCAGTAAAGATCATTCAAGACCCTGGGGCGGTTTTTTTGTATTGGAAGAATCTGAAGCGCCGAAATTCATATCTACATTTTTCCCGCATTTATCCCTGAAAGACTTTGCGGGTTATGAGAAATTAAGCCCGAAAATATTGGTTGTGGCGCCCAATAAGCGTCTTTCGTGGCAATATCATCATCGCCGTGCAGAGATATGGAAAGTGATTGGCGGCAATGCCGGCATTGTGATCAGCGATACGGATGAAGAAACACCATTGCGCCAGTTACCGATCGGAACAGTGGTTGATTTGAAAAAAGGGGAGCGTCATCGTTTGGTAGGCGTTGATGAGTGGGGCTTTGTGGCCGAAATCTGGCAGCATACCGATCCTTCAAATCCATCTGATGAAGACGATATTGTTCGCGTTCAGGATGATTTCGGAAGATAA
- a CDS encoding SusD/RagB family nutrient-binding outer membrane lipoprotein has translation MKNLKKYIKYGLAVVLVTGCDTKQLHDLNVNPQALNEVDLNFIFTSTELAIASNGTTGDNRYIDWRTNIGMCAYAIQHLANSGGGIAPGDKYQSNAETNAAPFEFTYNDQLKNIAEILKQSGPGGFAEGKYKNMREAARIIRAFSFARLTDFYGNIPYSEANKGIEGIFFPKYDTQDVVYADLLKELDEATAALSASNPDEGFKAADFIYNGDITKWKKWGYSLMLRLAMRISNVDAAKAATYVTKAAAGGVFASNADNVWVKMSDGPNEWTNQNGISRAFDPGDGGQPTYLSATLVNFLKGTNPGVATDDDPRLMIISGGINGTIVDPVKQKGMPNGYDQAMLDKLEGKQVDVAKTYSRINTKMLQDSDPYMIMNYGEVEFLLAEAIERKIGTGIAGTAKSHYDAGVKASMQMYTPFDATLTVADAAVTKHLTTYPYGVTKPALEMIGEQMWVNKFFNWWEAWSDWRRTGFPKLTPTNYPGNVTGGTIPVRLRYPTNEVAGNPNYQTGATLPDDFTTKVWWDK, from the coding sequence ATGAAAAATTTGAAAAAATATATAAAATACGGTCTTGCTGTGGTCCTGGTTACGGGTTGCGACACCAAACAACTGCATGACCTCAACGTCAACCCGCAAGCGCTGAACGAAGTGGACCTGAATTTTATCTTCACTTCAACTGAACTTGCAATCGCTTCCAATGGTACAACGGGCGACAACAGATACATTGACTGGCGCACAAACATCGGAATGTGTGCTTATGCAATTCAGCATCTGGCCAATTCCGGCGGTGGAATTGCTCCGGGGGATAAGTATCAAAGCAATGCCGAGACGAATGCAGCGCCTTTTGAATTTACTTACAATGACCAGCTGAAAAACATCGCTGAGATCCTGAAACAATCGGGTCCGGGTGGTTTTGCGGAAGGCAAATATAAAAATATGCGTGAGGCCGCCAGGATCATTCGCGCATTCAGTTTCGCCAGATTAACCGATTTCTATGGCAATATTCCGTATTCAGAAGCCAACAAGGGCATTGAGGGGATCTTTTTCCCAAAATATGATACACAGGACGTTGTCTATGCCGACTTGCTGAAAGAGCTGGACGAGGCGACGGCTGCATTAAGCGCTTCTAACCCGGATGAAGGGTTTAAGGCAGCGGATTTTATTTATAATGGAGACATTACAAAATGGAAAAAATGGGGTTACTCGTTAATGCTTCGCCTCGCCATGCGCATTTCCAATGTGGATGCAGCCAAAGCAGCAACTTATGTTACCAAAGCGGCAGCGGGCGGTGTTTTTGCAAGCAATGCAGACAATGTTTGGGTTAAAATGTCTGACGGACCCAATGAATGGACAAACCAAAATGGTATTTCAAGGGCTTTTGACCCAGGTGATGGCGGCCAGCCAACTTACCTGAGCGCAACATTGGTCAACTTCCTGAAAGGCACAAATCCAGGTGTTGCTACGGATGATGATCCCCGGTTAATGATCATTAGCGGCGGCATAAATGGAACCATTGTTGATCCTGTGAAACAAAAAGGAATGCCAAACGGCTATGATCAGGCCATGCTCGACAAACTGGAAGGCAAGCAAGTTGACGTGGCCAAAACATATTCACGTATCAACACCAAAATGCTGCAAGATTCAGATCCATATATGATTATGAATTATGGAGAAGTGGAATTCCTGCTTGCAGAGGCGATTGAGAGAAAAATCGGAACAGGAATAGCCGGCACCGCAAAGTCGCATTATGATGCGGGTGTAAAAGCTTCTATGCAAATGTACACGCCATTTGACGCAACTTTGACTGTGGCGGACGCGGCTGTTACCAAGCATCTGACAACCTATCCATACGGCGTTACTAAACCTGCATTAGAAATGATCGGTGAGCAAATGTGGGTGAACAAATTTTTCAACTGGTGGGAAGCATGGTCCGACTGGAGAAGAACAGGATTTCCTAAATTGACGCCAACCAACTATCCGGGTAATGTAACAGGCGGCACAATTCCTGTAAGACTGCGCTATCCAACCAATGAAGTGGCAGGAAACCCGAATTACCAGACAGGCGCAACTTTGCCTGACGACTTCACTACCAAAGTGTGGTGGGATAAATAG